The proteins below are encoded in one region of Ricinus communis isolate WT05 ecotype wild-type chromosome 6, ASM1957865v1, whole genome shotgun sequence:
- the LOC8289326 gene encoding non-specific lipid transfer protein GPI-anchored 14 translates to MGLHYKKFGVILGLTLVLMSTMAGFAMADADKDKEECAEQLVGLATCLPYVGGNAKSPTPDCCTGLKEVLKNNKKCLCVVIKDRNDPDLGLKINVTLALGLPTVCHATANVSQCPALLHLAPNSPDAQVFYQFTKSSNQSASSPALSPSDEGNPTSANSQEQSAQPPTSGCGNGKGWFRLEFFYLGLTVSYFLSSRLLI, encoded by the exons ATGGGTTTACACTACAAAAAATTTGGAGTTATATTAGGATTAACCCTAGTGCTAATGTCAACCATGGCTGGTTTTGCTATGGCGGATGCAGACAAAGATAAAGAGGAATGTGCAGAGCAGCTGGTAGGGCTTGCTACATGTCTACCTTATGTTGGAGGTAATGCCAAAAGCCCAACTCCAGATTGTTGCACTGGTCTCAAGGAAGTCCTTAAAAACAACAAGAAGTGCTTGTGCGTTGTGATTAAGGATAGGAATGATCCTGACTTGGGTCTCAAAATCAATGTTACTCTTGCTTTAGGCCTCCCCACTGTTTGCCATGCCACAGCTAATGTTTCCCAATGCCCCG CCCTCCTACACTTGGCTCCCAATTCACCAGATGCTCAAGTTTTCTATCAGTTCACCAAAAGCTCTAATCAGAGTGCCAGCAGTCCTGCTCTTAGTCCTAGTG ATGAAGGGAATCCTACAAGCGCTAACAGCCAGGAACAAAGTGCTCAACCCCCAACAAGTGGATGTGGCAATGGGAAGGGATGGTTTCGGTTGGAGTTCTTTTATTTAGGATTGACAGTTTCGTATTTCCTTTCCTCACGGTTGTTAATATAG